The sequence below is a genomic window from Brettanomyces bruxellensis chromosome 9, complete sequence.
GTCCATAGTGTGTGTAAATCTGCTCCATGGTATCCTTATCAAGGTCAAAGCCATGCTTTGAGTTTGGATCGTCCTCCTGGTAGTCCACTATGAACTGCAAAAAGTtcctcattcttcttttctcgAAAAATCCCATCAACGGCGAAGAAATGGCCTCGGTAGTCGAACCGGGCACTTTTGCGATTACTCCATCTCTGTAAACGAACGATCCCGATATCTGCTTAAACTCCATGTACCGGGTGACATCAGTGTGGACCAAAATGTTGGTCAATTCACCATTCGCCATGAGGAACTTTGGAATGAGGTCCACCAACCAATCACGATCTTTTCCATACTGTCCTTTGTACGGTTTCGATGGTTTGAACTTCGAATAGAGTTGTGTCAAGTTCAAAGAGGCACTCTCACCTCCATAGTACTCCTGTTTATCAATGTGAAGCACCTTTTTGCCTTCAATTGAGAGAAGACCTGAAAGAATGCACTCTGTCAAACCTGTTCCAAGAACTATCACGTCGTAATTTTCCTCCATTTTTGCTAATTCTGCTGGATCTATGTGCCGGATGCTGAAATTGGATGTTTCCAATATGTACTTGGATGCTTCCAATATCTGTTTGGATGTTCCAATATCTACCTGGATGTTCCAATATCTTCTCTGTGTGAAACAGTGGGAAAAACCCTGTGCTGatgatatatttctttctgtctGCTCCTCCTGTATTATTGAAATGTAAATTGAGATCCGCCAGAATTGTCGGTGCGAGCAACAAAGCACGGGCGGGAATTTTAGGGAAatacaagaaaataaaaagcaaacGGAGGTGCCCAATACTGCCGAGAAGAAAGTGCGGAATGCCTGGTGCACATTTACGAAAATTTGGGGTGGCGTGCACTAATCAGCATGTTGCCAGTTCCATACAGATCCTTGACGCCGGAATGACGATATTGACAGTGTGTATGTTTGTTTGTACCTGGTAGAGGTGTTATGTGTAAGTTCTGCTGTAAAATTAGAAGATGTTTCTAGTATATTCCAacatatcttttttttgtacttaAGCGCCAGTtatttcaagaaattccGAGCACTTCAGGTATTTTCAGCTTTTCACATTTCACCTGTTTTTAGGTATTTCTCGTAttcttatatattttccgTATTCTGATATTTCCAcgtatttatatatatatttatatattccATACTTAGATTCATTTACAAGAACtttcattcatttcatGTACAAATTGGGGCTTCATATTGTCACATGGATCAGCTTCGCAAATTTTCAAGCTGTCTGATTATTTACCTTTATGTCGCCATTAACATCATTTTAAACACAAAAAGCGTCTTAATAGTTATTACACACGAAAGTTAAAATTGGTCTATCTCCGAAATTCCTATGTTTCTAATGTAATAGGTTGCTTTTACTAAACCTCAAAGTAACAGAAATTTCTAAATCAGACGCTCCAATGATTTCAAGCTTTAGGATATCTGAGATTACTTATCTAGCATATCTTTAGTTCCAGAAGCAATCTTTTCACACAATATTTACAGCATCTCCATGTGCTGTTAAAAGTACCTTTTTATATGTTAATGCTGGTGTTTAGTCTAATTCTTCTTGTAATTACTAAACATGCCTTTCAACTTGAATTAATCCTAAAAATTATCCGGGATTCTTTTTTCGCTAATTTCAGTAATTACCACAGATACAGAAATTTAATCTAATACCATCATTACAATTTTATAAGagattgaatttttgaacCTGCTCACAGAAGTTCTCCAACTATGATTAGATACAGAACAATTCCACCAATTACCAATTACCTGGTGTTATCAGTAAAGCTGTAAATACACAGTATTTGCCACAGCATAAACTGATGTCATAAATGAATATTGACGGAACCAGGACACGAATGTGATCAATACCAATAATACAGTAAATGCTTACAAGGCTGCCAAGCGAGCACACAGACATATTAggaaaatacagaaagCACAGCAAATGAGCACTACAGAAAAAAGGATGTGAATACACGAACCATGTAAGAATAAACATTAACTAAACACAACATACAGAGAAATGGACATTAAAGCGTGCCGTCCATCTCCATCTACAATAAAAGCCAATGACTCAATCTagcttcaccttcttcgGATCCAACTCTCTATGTGTAAACTTTCTATGACCACCTCCGCCAACATAATCTCCAACGATCTGACCGTGACCCCGCAACTGGTAATAATAGCAGACTAGGCCCTCCAAACCAACAGGACCCCTTGCGTGGATCTTATTGGTGGATATTCCGACTTCTGTGCCAAATCCGTACCGGAAACCGTCAGCAAAACGAGTCGAACAATTCCAATAAACACCCGAAGAGTCAACACCATTCAGGAAAACCTGTGCATGGGGTTCGTTCTCCGTAATAATAGCATCCGTGTGCTTTGAAGAGTGTGTATTAATGTGTTTAACAGCCTCGCTGACGTCAGTAACCGCCTTGACTGCAAGATCGAGTGAAAGAAACTCTCCACGGAAATCTGAGTCTTTGGCAGCAACAAATTTGTCAGGGTATGTCGATTTCAAGTTTCCAGGAACAGAATCGAGGAGTTGTGCCGTCATGTGGAGCGTAACGCCTGCTGAAACAAGCGCCTTGAGCAAGTCCTCATATATTTTAGCGCCAAGAATCTTTTCATTGACAAGAAGAGTCTCGACTGCGTTGCAACCGGCAGGATAGTTGGTTTTggcatcaacaacaacacgGGAAGCCTTGGCAGGGTCTGCAAACTCGTCTACATAAATGGAACAGATACCTGAGGCATGTCCCAAGACAGGAATCTTGGTTTGGTCTTTAATTGCACGCACAAGCTTATTGGAACCTCTAGGAATAACGAGATCAATGTACTGGTCCTGCTTGAGCAAGTCGGAAACCTCGCTGTGCGTTGCAATAAGCTTTATGGCATCCCCGGGAACCTTGGTCTTCTCTTTGAGCACCTTGTTGATGACATTGGCCATAGCTTTAAAAGTTCCAAGTGACTCTCTTCCTCCCTTAAGAATTGCGGCATTTCCCGACTTAATTGCCAATGCCGTGATGTTTGCGATCACCTCTGGCCTGCTCTCAAAGATCACAAGTAGCACACCAACCGGACACGTGATCCGATACAAGTCTAAACCCTCATCCAACTCCCTGGCTAACGTAACTTTGTTAAGTGGATCTTCGAGGTCTGCAACCTCTTTTATTCCGTCGCACATCGAGTCGAATTTATCGTTTTTTGAGAGATCGAGTCTCTTAATCAATGCCGCACTGGTTTGCGATGCTCTTGCTGCTTCTAGGTCCCTCTCATTTGCCACTAAtatctccttctttgcaTTTATCAGCCCAAGACGAATCTCCTCCAATGCCTGTGATCTTTCCTCGTTACTCAACGTTTTGAGAACCGTTGCTGCATAGTGTGCCTCTTGTGCAATTTGCTCTGCCATTTTTTGCTTGCTTTTGTGGGTATTTGCTGTTTGTATCAACAAGAATTGCACTTAAAGCCCCCTTGTCCATGACCGCAAAGTTGAACTAGAgctatatttttttacagttttcatttttcagcCTTCCCAATCCGATTGCATCCACACACCGCGGATGACTCAGAGGCGGGGGGAAACTCTGGGCCCAACACATCCGTACACATGAGAGAATACATCTAATTATTACAGTACACACTCAAATGCACACTCAAATGCACACTCAAATGAACACTCAAATGAACACTCAAATGAACTCTCAAGCATATAATTGAGTAAACACGGTTTTGGATGTGAATAAGTGTTGTGTTTGCAATTTAGCTGGTGAGTAAAACAGATAAAAGAGGTAGAAGTtaagaaagtaaaaagcTGCGAACGCCAAACGGTCGATTGACGTGCGGAAATGGACAGCCGGGAATTTTTGGTTTGGGCAGAAAGCAAATAACGGAACAGTTTGCAGATCAAAGGCCGGCAATAGAACGTCGGCGCGTGAGTGCACTAAATGGCAAGGAAACGCGGGcctagaaaaaaaaattgggaaTGAGGAATAACAGAAAAGTCTAGACCTTTTGGCGAGAATATagagggagaaaaaaag
It includes:
- a CDS encoding uncharacterized protein (BUSCO:EOG0926388H), with the translated sequence MAEQIAQEAHYAATVLKTLSNEERSQALEEIRLGLINAKKEILVANERDLEAARASQTSAALIKRLDLSKNDKFDSMCDGIKEVADLEDPLNKVTLARELDEGLDLYRITCPVGVLLVIFESRPEVIANITALAIKSGNAAILKGGRESLGTFKAMANVINKVLKEKTKVPGDAIKLIATHSEVSDLLKQDQYIDLVIPRGSNKLVRAIKDQTKIPVLGHASGICSIYVDEFADPAKASRVVVDAKTNYPAGCNAVETLLVNEKILGAKIYEDLLKALVSAGVTLHMTAQLLDSVPGNLKSTYPDKFVAAKDSDFRGEFLSLDLAVKAVTDVSEAVKHINTHSSKHTDAIITENEPHAQVFLNGVDSSGVYWNCSTRFADGFRYGFGTEVGISTNKIHARGPVGLEGLVCYYYQLRGHGQIVGDYVGGGGHRKFTHRELDPKKVKLD